One Bacteroides sp. DNA segment encodes these proteins:
- a CDS encoding copper resistance protein NlpE N-terminal domain-containing protein, which yields MKKSLFILAFIIIGLVQTGCKEVGKTSSNNQLPVGDTSRNALDWQGTYFGILPCADCEGIETVIRLAYDNTYVMQTKYLGKDEQVIETRGSFTWNEAGSKITLDQAEGASVSGHYQVGENQLFHLDLEGNRITGELAANYVLPKVTESLSGRTWRLIEVKGTPFEMKDAYFHIPILIFNEEEGRFAGNAGCNNLMGSYELNDSNGIRMSEVASTLMACPDMELEQTFLELVKSVETYQLGWDTLSLSGKKDAPLLRYAADYLLKVQ from the coding sequence ATGAAAAAATCCCTGTTCATTCTTGCTTTTATCATCATCGGGCTGGTTCAAACCGGCTGCAAGGAAGTTGGCAAAACCTCGTCCAATAACCAATTACCTGTGGGCGACACCAGCCGCAACGCCCTCGATTGGCAAGGCACTTATTTCGGCATCCTGCCCTGCGCCGATTGCGAAGGCATTGAAACCGTCATCAGGCTGGCCTATGACAACACCTATGTAATGCAAACGAAATACCTGGGCAAGGATGAGCAGGTCATCGAAACCAGGGGCAGTTTCACCTGGAATGAAGCAGGCAGCAAGATCACCCTCGATCAGGCTGAGGGCGCTTCCGTTTCAGGCCATTACCAGGTGGGGGAAAACCAGTTATTTCATTTGGACCTCGAAGGCAATCGCATCACCGGCGAACTGGCAGCCAACTATGTACTGCCCAAAGTGACTGAAAGCCTTTCCGGAAGGACCTGGAGGCTCATTGAAGTCAAAGGAACCCCTTTTGAAATGAAGGATGCTTACTTCCACATTCCCATCCTGATCTTCAACGAGGAAGAAGGCCGTTTTGCGGGCAATGCAGGCTGCAACAACCTGATGGGAAGCTATGAACTGAATGACAGCAATGGCATCAGGATGTCAGAAGTGGCTTCCACCCTAATGGCTTGTCCCGATATGGAACTAGAGCAAACATTCCTTGAACTGGTAAAATCAGTTGAAACCTATCAGCTTGGCTGGGACACCCTGAGCCTGAGCGGGAAAAAGGACGCTCCCCTCCTGCGCTATGCGGCTGATTACCTTTTGAAAGTCCAATAA
- a CDS encoding HAD family phosphatase, producing MENIRNIVFDLGGVLFNINYQASLDAFKNLGIKDFDRLFSQASQNHLFDRFDRGEISPEGFRNEIRRLSGMQFSDQQIDDAWNAMLLDFPPHRIDLLEGLRSHYRLFLLSNTNAINYPVFQQHLKESLGLDDIDHLFEKTYLSYRIGFRKPEREAYELILRENELEGAETLFIDDSLQHVEGARKAGLKAVWLDLTKLKVADLFNWHYQLRPELDDLL from the coding sequence ATGGAAAACATCCGCAACATCGTGTTCGATTTGGGCGGGGTACTTTTCAACATCAATTACCAGGCATCCCTCGATGCATTTAAAAACCTTGGCATAAAGGATTTTGACAGGCTATTTTCGCAGGCTTCACAAAATCATTTATTCGACCGTTTCGACCGGGGAGAGATCAGCCCGGAAGGCTTTCGCAATGAAATCCGCCGCTTATCAGGGATGCAGTTTAGCGACCAGCAGATTGATGATGCCTGGAATGCTATGCTACTCGATTTTCCGCCCCACCGCATCGACTTGCTCGAGGGCCTCAGGAGCCATTACCGCCTCTTCCTGCTGAGCAACACCAATGCCATCAATTACCCCGTATTTCAGCAACATCTTAAGGAAAGTCTGGGTCTTGACGACATCGATCACTTGTTTGAGAAGACCTATCTTTCATACCGGATTGGTTTCAGGAAGCCTGAACGAGAAGCTTATGAGCTGATACTGAGGGAGAATGAGCTGGAGGGAGCGGAGACACTGTTTATTGACGATTCACTGCAACACGTGGAAGGGGCCAGGAAAGCGGGTTTGAAGGCTGTGTGGCTTGACCTGACGAAGCTGAAGGTGGCCGACCTGTTTAACTGGCATTACCAGCTCCGTCCCGAGCTGGATGATCTGCTGTAA
- a CDS encoding class II aldolase/adducin family protein, producing MDEGYIKFNCHWIKADPLPGEMLNELNSWRQKLYDLGLIGMYDNGIGFGNLSIRHPAQGFVITGSATGGLPILDERHFVWVNAFDLEQNSLECRGPVIASSESLSHAVIYQASPETQAVIHVHHPQAWNFLIEKFPTTGIEVSYGTPAMAREILLIFRESALEKEKILLMGGHPEGIITFGHSLDDAGEMLLKHLKDFL from the coding sequence ATGGACGAAGGCTACATCAAGTTCAATTGTCATTGGATAAAGGCCGATCCCTTGCCCGGTGAGATGCTTAATGAACTGAACTCCTGGCGACAAAAGTTGTATGACCTTGGCCTGATCGGGATGTACGACAATGGCATCGGTTTTGGAAACCTCAGCATCCGCCACCCCGCTCAGGGCTTTGTCATCACCGGCTCGGCCACCGGCGGACTTCCAATACTTGATGAGCGGCATTTTGTGTGGGTGAATGCATTCGACCTTGAGCAAAATAGCCTTGAATGCAGGGGGCCCGTCATAGCTTCTTCCGAGTCGCTTTCGCACGCGGTGATTTATCAAGCCTCGCCCGAAACCCAAGCGGTCATTCATGTGCACCACCCGCAAGCCTGGAATTTCCTTATTGAAAAATTTCCCACTACGGGCATAGAAGTAAGTTACGGCACTCCCGCCATGGCCCGTGAGATTCTGCTTATTTTCCGCGAAAGCGCCCTGGAAAAGGAAAAGATCCTGTTGATGGGCGGGCATCCCGAAGGCATCATCACCTTCGGCCACAGCCTCGATGATGCCGGGGAAATGCTGCTGAAACATCTGAAAGATTTTTTATAA
- a CDS encoding CHASE3 domain-containing protein: MDNQTKGEKHIKAKVLLSYVVIVILISSILYFSFSSFRQLTQSSDALARPNPRIGMLHDIISSIYQAESNIRSYTLDEQEVHLDEYFEELSRINEMVDSLYELAAEDDFFLQTIDSVNIQLLNKTKLLEQFIELKKQDQRSVFYEKAIDEIILVTEEPPLAGTPDQNPVNQIALDSLSYSPEDIKQEKKNFFARLRDFFSRPREDNKITDEETQTEGQVLAQQIPQEISTDSTLTNFRDQEELRQAIESTLTSLDQSRIENQRHLQRMENNILLEDKKVMDRIWEYVTILENYESGNAMKVAEEAHSTVN, from the coding sequence ATGGATAACCAAACCAAGGGTGAAAAACACATCAAAGCAAAAGTATTACTGAGCTATGTGGTGATTGTTATCCTGATTTCATCGATTCTTTACTTTTCTTTCAGTAGTTTCAGGCAACTTACCCAATCATCGGATGCCCTGGCCCGGCCTAACCCCCGCATTGGAATGCTGCACGACATAATCTCTTCCATATATCAGGCGGAGAGCAATATCAGGTCGTACACCCTTGACGAGCAGGAAGTTCACCTGGACGAATACTTTGAAGAACTTTCAAGGATAAATGAGATGGTTGATTCCTTATATGAATTGGCCGCAGAAGATGATTTCTTTTTACAAACCATTGATTCTGTTAACATCCAGTTACTGAACAAAACAAAATTACTTGAGCAGTTTATCGAACTCAAAAAACAAGACCAACGGTCGGTCTTCTATGAAAAAGCCATTGATGAGATTATCCTGGTTACTGAAGAACCCCCTTTAGCCGGAACGCCTGATCAAAACCCCGTTAACCAGATTGCCCTTGATTCACTCAGCTATTCCCCGGAAGATATTAAACAGGAAAAGAAAAACTTTTTTGCCAGGTTAAGAGACTTCTTTTCCAGACCCAGAGAGGACAATAAAATCACGGATGAGGAAACGCAAACAGAAGGGCAAGTTTTAGCCCAACAAATTCCTCAGGAAATAAGCACAGACTCCACCCTAACCAATTTCAGGGATCAGGAAGAACTTCGACAAGCCATTGAAAGCACACTGACAAGTTTAGACCAGTCAAGAATTGAAAACCAAAGACACCTCCAGCGGATGGAAAACAACATCCTGTTGGAAGACAAAAAAGTAATGGACCGGATCTGGGAATACGTTACCATTCTTGAAAATTATGAAAGTGGCAATGCAATGAAAGTGGCTGAAGAAGCACATTCGACGGTTAAT
- a CDS encoding glycosyl hydrolase 53 family protein, which yields MKNLLLSFFLMLFAFVSCSDDDGPDVPEGPVLEIKGADISFLPEVRQSGVVIRNADGQQEDMLVTLKNAGVNVIRLRLWKDPESPASGFATVKALSQEIKEMGMKVMIALHYSDTWADPGHQTKPAQWEGITYEQLKDSVYAYTAMVASEIQPEYIQIGNEINGGLLWPEGRYDQPEQMRELINRGIQAVRDQSPSSKIILHYAGHEYASNFFSNFTSLDYDIAGISYYPYWHGKDLIALQASLTEIANQTSKPVFIAETAYPFTLEWNDWTNNIIGQSNQLLSEFPATPEGQQAYVKRIKELMLDVEDGQGFCYWGAEWISYMGENSTNGSTWENQAFWNFSNRALPVLEIFAD from the coding sequence ATGAAAAACCTGCTTCTTTCCTTTTTCCTTATGCTCTTTGCATTTGTTTCCTGTTCTGATGACGATGGGCCGGATGTACCGGAAGGGCCGGTGCTGGAAATCAAAGGCGCGGATATTTCTTTCCTTCCCGAGGTGAGGCAAAGCGGTGTGGTGATTCGCAACGCCGACGGGCAACAGGAAGATATGCTGGTTACCCTAAAAAATGCCGGGGTGAATGTCATCCGCCTGCGGCTTTGGAAGGATCCGGAAAGTCCTGCCTCAGGCTTTGCCACGGTAAAAGCCCTGTCGCAGGAAATCAAAGAAATGGGAATGAAAGTGATGATCGCCCTGCATTACAGTGACACCTGGGCGGACCCAGGGCACCAGACCAAGCCCGCGCAATGGGAAGGCATCACATACGAACAACTGAAGGATAGTGTTTATGCCTATACCGCGATGGTGGCCAGTGAGATCCAGCCCGAATACATCCAGATCGGCAACGAGATCAATGGCGGGCTGTTGTGGCCCGAAGGGCGATATGACCAGCCTGAACAGATGCGCGAGCTGATCAACCGCGGTATACAGGCCGTCAGGGATCAAAGTCCCTCCTCAAAAATCATCCTGCATTATGCCGGGCATGAATACGCCAGCAATTTTTTCTCAAACTTCACTTCCCTCGATTACGACATCGCAGGGATATCCTATTATCCCTACTGGCACGGCAAAGATCTTATTGCCTTGCAGGCCAGCCTCACTGAAATCGCCAACCAGACAAGTAAACCCGTTTTCATTGCCGAGACCGCCTACCCCTTTACGCTGGAGTGGAATGACTGGACCAACAATATAATCGGGCAAAGCAATCAACTATTAAGCGAATTTCCTGCCACCCCCGAAGGTCAGCAGGCCTATGTAAAGCGTATCAAGGAGCTGATGCTGGATGTGGAAGATGGCCAGGGATTTTGTTACTGGGGCGCAGAATGGATCAGCTATATGGGTGAGAACTCCACCAATGGCTCCACCTGGGAAAATCAGGCCTTCTGGAATTTCAGCAACAGGGCACTTCCCGTTCTTGAGATATTTGCAGATTAA
- a CDS encoding TOBE domain-containing protein, translating into MKLSARNQIKGTITNIVIGSVMAKVQVDIGNDNILNSMITIDSVKELDLKAGDTVFAVIKSTEVMIGKE; encoded by the coding sequence ATGAAACTGAGTGCACGTAATCAAATCAAGGGGACCATTACCAATATTGTGATCGGAAGCGTAATGGCCAAAGTTCAGGTGGACATTGGCAACGACAACATCCTCAACTCGATGATCACCATCGACAGTGTAAAGGAGCTTGACCTGAAAGCCGGTGATACGGTGTTTGCGGTCATTAAGTCGACCGAGGTGATGATTGGGAAGGAATAG
- the mtnA gene encoding S-methyl-5-thioribose-1-phosphate isomerase gives MNVNGTHYRTIWVSETDERVIRAIDQRFLPHRFVVEDLRSLKDVLIAIRDMHVRGAGLIGAAAGFGMYLAALEAPEDVSFDLYMKEAAERLNATRPTAVNLAWAVAQQLEALQAGGTPSGKRAIALQTAKAIADSDAESCRLIGTRGLPLLEEISRKKAGAPVNILTHCNAGWLAFVDYGTATAPIYAALEKGIGVHVWVDETRPRNQGASLTAWELGQQGVPHTIITDNAGGHLMQHGMVDLVIVGSDRTTHTGDVANKIGTYLKALAAKDNGIPFYVALPSSSIDWQLENGLRQIPIEQRGAEEVKYIEGLCDGDIKKVLLAPEGSPAANYAFDVTPARLVTALITERGICKPDKQSILPLFPERKH, from the coding sequence ATGAATGTAAACGGGACACATTATCGCACGATTTGGGTCAGTGAAACCGACGAACGGGTGATCCGGGCCATCGACCAGCGTTTTCTGCCCCACCGATTTGTAGTGGAGGACCTTCGCTCGCTGAAGGATGTCCTGATCGCCATCCGTGATATGCATGTTCGGGGTGCAGGCCTTATTGGGGCCGCCGCAGGTTTCGGAATGTACCTGGCCGCACTGGAAGCCCCGGAAGATGTTTCTTTCGACCTTTACATGAAGGAGGCCGCTGAACGTCTGAACGCTACCCGCCCCACAGCCGTTAACCTTGCCTGGGCAGTAGCGCAACAACTGGAAGCCCTGCAGGCAGGGGGGACCCCTTCCGGGAAAAGGGCCATTGCCTTACAGACCGCAAAGGCCATTGCTGACAGCGATGCGGAGAGCTGCCGCCTGATCGGCACCCGGGGCTTACCCCTCCTGGAGGAAATAAGCCGGAAAAAAGCCGGAGCCCCTGTGAATATCCTGACCCACTGCAATGCCGGCTGGCTGGCCTTTGTGGATTATGGCACGGCCACCGCGCCCATTTATGCGGCCCTGGAAAAGGGAATTGGTGTCCACGTCTGGGTCGATGAGACCCGTCCGCGCAACCAGGGCGCCAGCCTGACCGCCTGGGAGCTGGGGCAGCAGGGGGTGCCTCATACCATCATCACCGACAATGCCGGCGGACACCTGATGCAACACGGGATGGTCGACCTGGTCATCGTCGGCTCAGACCGCACCACCCATACGGGCGACGTCGCCAATAAGATAGGCACTTACCTGAAGGCCCTGGCCGCCAAGGATAACGGGATTCCATTTTATGTAGCCCTGCCTTCTTCTTCCATTGACTGGCAATTGGAAAATGGGCTGCGGCAGATCCCCATCGAGCAGCGGGGCGCTGAGGAAGTGAAATATATTGAGGGGCTTTGTGATGGGGACATAAAAAAAGTTTTGCTGGCCCCCGAAGGCAGTCCCGCCGCAAACTATGCCTTCGATGTCACCCCCGCACGACTGGTCACCGCCCTCATTACCGAAAGGGGCATCTGCAAGCCCGACAAACAAAGCATCCTCCCTTTATTTCCCGAAAGGAAACACTGA
- a CDS encoding VOC family protein, with protein sequence MTKMESISPNIFVKDLPATIAFYQKLGFSLTATVPESGDLVWAMMTWGEVTLMFQTFESLGEELPEISRQDGGSLLFYIKVKNIREFLESIKDQVTVLKGLETTFYGATEFSILDNNHYVLTFAEDE encoded by the coding sequence ATGACCAAAATGGAAAGCATTTCTCCTAACATCTTTGTGAAAGACCTGCCCGCAACCATTGCCTTTTACCAGAAGCTGGGTTTCAGCCTTACGGCTACAGTGCCCGAATCCGGTGACCTGGTATGGGCGATGATGACCTGGGGCGAAGTGACCTTAATGTTCCAGACTTTCGAAAGCCTGGGTGAAGAATTGCCCGAAATAAGCCGCCAGGATGGCGGCTCCTTACTGTTTTACATCAAGGTGAAAAACATCAGGGAATTCCTTGAGAGCATCAAAGATCAGGTGACCGTCCTGAAAGGGCTGGAGACCACTTTTTACGGGGCTACCGAGTTTTCCATCCTCGACAACAACCACTATGTCCTGACTTTTGCCGAAGATGAATAA
- a CDS encoding CPBP family intramembrane glutamic endopeptidase — protein MEDRGVLGGAHPAAKLILLALLALAGIFITLIIGLLVAIPFFGQDITSLVLQGEGLDLSENLNFSRYFQTLSHIGLFVVPALAFAFLVGRRPLLYLKAWKRPFWQSLLISAVIMLAALPLVNYLMEVNLKLDLPPFLEGLEEWMRTAEEGAEEVTKMFLDVSSWQALLFNLFMIAVIPAIGEEFIFRGIVLRVLKQWFGNMHLAVWASALLFSAMHLQFFGFLPRLLLGLLLGYMFVWSRNIWVPVFAHFFNNAAAVIFYYLHFNGYIKIDIEEVGMGAGTIYYVLVSVVLLIALFAWFRNYEGRRDKRLSFD, from the coding sequence ATGGAAGACAGGGGAGTACTGGGCGGGGCACATCCTGCTGCAAAACTGATCTTACTGGCCTTGCTGGCCCTTGCTGGTATATTCATCACCTTGATTATTGGCTTGCTTGTAGCCATTCCATTTTTCGGGCAGGATATCACCAGCCTGGTGCTCCAGGGTGAGGGGCTCGATCTGAGCGAGAACCTTAACTTCAGCAGGTATTTCCAGACCCTGAGCCACATTGGCCTCTTTGTGGTTCCTGCACTGGCCTTTGCCTTCCTGGTGGGGCGCCGGCCCTTGCTGTATCTTAAGGCATGGAAACGTCCCTTCTGGCAGTCGCTTTTGATATCTGCCGTGATCATGCTCGCCGCCCTGCCATTGGTCAATTATTTGATGGAGGTAAACCTGAAGCTTGATCTGCCACCTTTTCTTGAAGGTTTGGAGGAATGGATGCGTACGGCCGAAGAAGGGGCCGAGGAGGTGACTAAAATGTTCCTGGATGTGAGTTCGTGGCAGGCCCTGTTGTTCAACCTGTTTATGATCGCCGTCATTCCGGCCATTGGCGAAGAGTTTATCTTCCGGGGCATTGTGCTGCGGGTATTGAAGCAGTGGTTTGGAAATATGCACCTTGCCGTTTGGGCCTCTGCCTTGCTTTTCAGCGCTATGCATCTGCAGTTCTTCGGATTCCTTCCACGCCTGTTGCTTGGCCTGCTGCTGGGATATATGTTCGTCTGGAGCCGCAATATCTGGGTGCCGGTCTTTGCTCATTTCTTTAACAATGCAGCAGCCGTGATCTTTTATTATCTGCACTTTAACGGCTACATCAAAATAGACATTGAAGAGGTGGGAATGGGGGCGGGCACCATATATTATGTTTTGGTAAGCGTGGTTTTACTCATCGCACTCTTTGCCTGGTTCAGGAATTATGAGGGCAGACGTGATAAAAGGTTAAGCTTCGATTGA
- the dusB gene encoding tRNA dihydrouridine synthase DusB → MQPRKFGTVSFRRQPLILAPMEDVTDPPFRMLCKEMGADWVYTEFISADGLIRDADKSLQKLDINEAERPVSIQIFGAHIEAMVEAAKVAASARPDFVDINFGCPVRKVASKGAGSGIMNDVPKMVEMTRRIVQAINLPVTVKTRLGYDQKSKNIVDIAERLQDCGIAALAIHGRTRCQLYGGQADWSLIGEVKNNPRMHLPIIGNGDIIHPEMALKALNDYGVDGIMVGRASIGNPWIFREISQYLDAGKIPPPPDMQERLAICRKHIEKSVEWKGEKLALFEMRRHYSHYFKGIYNFKPYRMRLVTAPSLEALYSVLDEIAATDFTADHPARDGAGNAS, encoded by the coding sequence CTGCAGCCACGCAAATTCGGCACTGTCAGCTTCAGGCGGCAGCCGCTGATCCTGGCGCCCATGGAGGATGTCACCGATCCCCCGTTCCGCATGCTCTGCAAGGAAATGGGTGCCGACTGGGTCTATACCGAGTTTATCTCTGCCGACGGCCTGATCCGCGATGCGGACAAAAGCCTCCAGAAACTCGACATTAATGAAGCAGAACGCCCTGTAAGCATCCAGATCTTTGGGGCCCATATTGAAGCGATGGTAGAGGCTGCAAAGGTGGCAGCAAGTGCCAGGCCCGATTTTGTCGACATCAATTTCGGCTGCCCGGTGCGTAAGGTCGCTTCCAAGGGCGCTGGCTCAGGCATCATGAACGATGTGCCGAAAATGGTGGAGATGACCCGACGCATCGTTCAGGCCATCAACCTGCCCGTTACCGTGAAGACCCGCCTGGGTTATGACCAGAAAAGCAAGAACATCGTGGATATTGCCGAGCGCCTGCAAGACTGTGGCATTGCTGCCCTGGCCATCCATGGACGTACCCGCTGCCAGCTTTACGGGGGGCAAGCCGACTGGAGCCTCATCGGGGAGGTTAAAAACAATCCCAGGATGCACCTCCCCATCATTGGCAATGGCGACATCATCCATCCTGAAATGGCCCTGAAAGCCCTGAACGACTATGGGGTGGATGGCATCATGGTGGGAAGGGCGTCCATAGGCAATCCCTGGATATTCAGGGAGATCAGCCAATACCTCGATGCCGGAAAGATCCCCCCACCCCCCGACATGCAGGAAAGGCTTGCTATCTGCCGGAAACACATCGAAAAGTCGGTGGAATGGAAAGGTGAAAAGCTGGCCCTGTTTGAAATGAGGCGACATTACAGCCACTACTTTAAGGGCATATACAACTTCAAGCCTTACCGGATGCGGCTGGTCACCGCTCCCAGTCTTGAAGCATTGTATAGCGTGCTTGATGAGATTGCAGCCACAGATTTTACAGCAGATCATCCAGCTCGGGACGGAGCTGGTAATGCCAGTTAA